The nucleotide window TTCGAGTccatcaaagaaagatcatatttttcactcCGCCTAAGCGCGAGTTGAAGGCTTTGAAGGCTTCCCCGTCTGCATTAATATAATATTCAGATACACTTCAAAATGCAAGCTCTGTACACATAGAGCTCATTCCGGATTCAAATGACATCAGAAACGTGATAACAGAAAATTTCTTCTCATGGATGGTAAATTAGTCAGTTGGACCAATCCCGCTTGGCTTTTCGCTGTTGTGGACCTGAGCGTGTGTTCAGAGTAGCATTTCTAGCAGTTACAAATCACGCAGGTCTAGTTGTAAGGCAAACGATTTAAATCCTAGGCAAGGCTCGAACGCTTAACTTTCTTTACTTTAAACCTGTGACAATGTTTTAGTACTAACACATGCGTAAAGCAGAGGGACGACTAAAGGGACTACCGAACGGCTTTCACTGTTCTTTTGTGAAACAAAGCTATGAAAACTTCCAAGCTCTTGAACAGTTACCATGAAGGATCTGAATGAATTTACGATATTTGCTCATTTTAGCCGCTGATGTATTGCAactatttttgaaaacctGAAGAACAAACCTTCTCGTGAGCGAGGAAACAGGAAAATGTTGCAAATGAGAAGCGTTTCAACTTCCAGTGCCTCGTTATTTGCTGTGAAGGATTCCATTTTACGGAGGATACTATCTGTAAGACCAAGGTAGACAGGCATTTGAACAGCTACTACGAGAAAGCATTACGCAACAAACAAAAAGGCGAATCGTGTGTTCTTTCAGCCTATCCTAAATTTTGTATCTACTAAATGCAGATGGTCGAGATCGCAGCATTCTATTTTAAAGCTTACCGTCTCTACAGTCGCAAGACTGAAGTTGCGAGAATAATCCGCAAATTTCACTACTTGAAGACGGCTGAGAGCAGTTTATATTATTCCACAATAACGTAGACAAACCCTTATTACATTGAGTGATATTATCGAGCCACAATCAGAGGTTCGACTACGCATTTACATGGTCCATTTCGATACCTTCTTGTGTATCATGTCCAACGTTTCGagctgaaattttttttattctcagAGAGTACTAGAATgtgtgaaaaaaaaatgtacgAACGAGATGATTATACACTAGATTTGATCAGCGCTACTTGCAAAGTCAGTAacccttttcaaaatgtctTCTCCAATTATAGGTATCACATTTGGTAATACTTCCTCCTCCATTGCTTACATCAATCCCAAGAACGATGTGGATGTGATTGCTAACCCAGATGGTGAGCGTTCCATTCCATCTGTTCTGTCCTATGTTGGTGCCGACGAGTACCATGGAGGTCAAGCTCTGCAACAGTTGGTTAGAAACTCAGCCAATACTATTATCAATTTCCGTGACTTGATCGGTTTGCCTTTTGCGCAAGCTGATGTTTCCAAATGTGCCGCAGGTGCACCTGCCATTGAGATCGATGGAAAGGTTGGATTTGCCATTAAAAGAGGTGAAGacaaagaggaaaaaatcaCTGTTGATGAAGTTATTTCGAGACATCTCAACAAATTGAAGCTCGCTGCTGAAGATTACATTGGTAGTAAAGTTCGCCAGGTTGTCTTAACTGTTCCAaccaatttcaatgataacCAAAAGGAAGCCCTAAAAAATGCTGCTTCAAAAGCTGGTTTAGAGGTCGTTCAATTCATTAACGAGCCATCAGCAGCTTTATTGGCTCATGTTGAACAATACCCATTCGAGAAAGATGTCAACGTTGTCGTTGCTGATTTCGGTGGAGTTAGATCAGATGCTGCTGTCATTGCTATCCGCAACGGTATCTACACTATCCTAGCCACAAAACACGATACTAGTCTCGGTGGTGATAATTTAGATACTGAACTTATCGAGTATTTTGCTAAGGATTTCCAGAAGAAGACTTCCACAAATCCAACCAAAAATGTTAGATCTTTGGCTAAATTAAGAGCAAATGCCATCATAACCAAGAAGACATTATCTAATGCTACTACTGCTACAATTTCTATTGATTCTTTAGCTGATGGTTATGATTACCACACATCTATCAACAGAATGAGATTTGAACTAGTTACAAATAAGGTTTTCTCTCAATTTTCAGCATTCGTTGAAGATGTCATTGCCAAGGCTGAACTTGATCCATTGGATATTCATGCTGTAATATTATCTGGTGGTGTTGCATTCACTCCAAAATTGGcaaacaattttgaattcttaTTCCCTGAATCAGTCAAAATCCTAGGTCCAAATGCTAAAGAATCTTCAAATCAACCAAATGAGTTAACTGCTTCAGGTGCTGCTTTACAAGCTAGATTAGTTAGCAGTTATGATGCTGATGAATTGTCTGAAGCTTTGAAACCCGTTATCATCAACACTCCTCACATACCTAAGGCAATTGGTTTGATAGGTTCTCAAGGTGAATTTTGTCCAGTATTTCTGGCAGAGACCTCTTTCCCAgcacaaaagaaattgactCTGAAGAATGCCAAGGGTGATTTGTTAGTTGGTGTTTACGAAGGAGATCATCAcattgaagagaaaacCTTGGAACCAACTCCAAAggaggaaaaaaaggatgacgatgaagaggaagaggagtGGTCAGACAGCGAAGATGATGAACCAGAAATCATCAGAGAGAAGCTTTATACCTTTAGTACCAAATTAATGGAACTGGGTATCAAAGGAGTCACTAAAGGTGTGGAAATTGTCTTCAATTTAAATAAAGAAGGTGTGCTAAAAGTTAGTGCTAGAGACCTGAAATCGGGTAATGTTGTCAAAGGAGAGTTGTGATCATTCCAATTACTTCAATCAGCTAAATATGGGACCTGTTTAAATTAATAGAGAGTATGTAAACCGTTATCGAACGATTTTCCAGagcattcttttttttttttttttgctgctCTTGGCTTACCACTCTGTCTGTTACAAAGCAGAAATAGAAATGAGTCTTTATTCGAGATAAAAGTACGGTTGAATCAACCATAAATTATCGCAATAGCCAATTGACAATATTAGATATGACTGCGATGGCAAGGGCACCAAAGGTGCATCTGTTGGGGCTAGGATCCATGGGTACTGTGCTTGCTGTGAATCTATTGCGTTTCACAAATGCTGCCGTGATTCCATTGTTTAGATCCAAAGAGAAAGTGGACAGATTTCAAACAGAAGGTAATAGCACTATAGGAATTCGTGAAATCTATGATAAAAAGTCTCCTCTTTTCACCTGCAAACTGGAAGAATGTGAGTGCCCGGAAACATACCAAGGGGGCCCAATTAAGAATTTGGTTGTCACAACAAAAACTTACCAAACAAAAGACGCTTTGCAACCATATTTACCATATATCAACTCTAGCACTAACCTTATTCTAGTTCAAAATGGCCTCGGTGTCTTGGAACTGTTGagagatgaaatttttacaGGAAAGTCGTCGAGACCACAACTTTTCCAAGGTGTGATATCTCATGGTGTCTACTTGGAAAAGGGCTATATCTACAACCATGCAGGCTGGGCACCCATGAAAATAGCCAGAATACCCTGGGAAGAGACCGGAATCAttcagagaaaaaaagatgctcAAGCTGATCGGGCTGAAAACGAACTGGTAGCACTACTCATGGAGCAACCATTTGCGCAATTTTTTGGTACCCAACACATGACGTATCAGGAGTTGCTCGTAGGTCAACTATACAAGTTTTTGGTCAACGCCTGCATCAATCCAGTCACTTCCATTATGGATTCGCTCAATGGTGAAATAGTCGACGATTGCTCGGATATATTTACACTCATCGTTGATGAGTGCCTACAGGTTCTTGAGCTATCgtattcaagaattttcaattacGAAGATGTATAccagaatcagaaagagtATCCTGATATGAAGGTGAAATCTGTCTTGAACACCGAGCACATGGTTCGGCAAATCATCGAAATCGGCTGTGTAATCAACGCGAAGAACAGCAGTTCAATGAGACAGGATACCTTATACTTGAGAGACACAGAAATTGAGTATATCAATGGCTACATCGTGAAACTTGCCTCAAGATTTAAAATCGAGGCTAAAACCAACAGAGCGATTGTATCCCTGGTCAACTTAAGACTTGGTCTGAACAGAAGGAGAGCAAATGTTGGTGACTGAAGAACTCTGAAAGCAGTTTAATTTAGATAGACTAGTATTAGACCCCATTATAAATACTGTAGAATTACTCGTATAGAAATACATATTGTAACCGATAAAGAAGCTTGTAAAGCAGCTTTTTCTCCAAAGTTCCAGTTGTTGGTAGAAATCATGACAGCAGATCCAGTTAGTCAATTCTGGAAGATGATTCACACTTCATGTGTGTCTGTTTTTGTGGCagctttgtttttatttaGTTTCTTCCCGATTGCTGTCATTTTGAGCTGACGGGCGAGACGCAAgacagaaaaatatcaaaaaaatttgacacTACGgagaaagatgaaaacaaaTAGCCAAATAGTATCAAATAAATGTCATAATAAAAAGCAATCGAAAGGAGAAATACTTTTATAATCcagctttttttgatcCCTGATTAGTAGTTCATAGGCATATTAACTATTGGACGCCTGATAGCTCAATAATAGCTTTCGGTTTaacagattttttgacTGATTTGAAATACGACACTGATCGGTGATcatcgaaaaaaaaaatataagaaATATCGTTCAAGTCTTGGAGGATTGTGAAAGGTTCTCACTAGGAATTAAGAAGTAATTCGAGAGACTGGGATATCTGGAATATTTTtgtgaatattttttctcgtTGAACATGGCGAAGAATTCGGAAGAAGCCAGCAATGGGGTAGatatgaagaaagaagtcAATGACGTTGACGAATCACAAAGCAATGGTGGCTTATCACTTCCGATGATCCAACAGGAATTGAATGCCACATCTGAGAAATTTCATGAATTGGAGGATTTGCTGCTATCCAGGGATACCACAGTGACTGCAACCATCCAGGATCTATTCAACACTGTAAAAACGCTATCTTACAATCAATCGATTTTAGAGAATAAGTTAGATGATGCGTTGAAGAATCAAATTAATTCAGATGTGTTGGTGAATAGTATAAATGAAAGGTTGAATAAGCTCTCCTCCTCAATGGGGACGATAACGAAGTCATTTCAATCCTCAGAAGCAAGTAATAATTTGAGTAGTCTTGCTAGTATGGTTCCAGTGGATAATGGGGGTGATCAGCTTATGTCAAGACCTCCTACAGTACGGAGGGGTCCAGGAAGGCCACGAAAAGAGAGCAATTTGAATAGGACAAGTGAATACTCAAACCATAATATTCAACAGGTTAAGGTCATGTTGCCTACCGGCGGTGTTCAATTAGCCAAATCAAAGAGATATTTTACAGATCCTTCAGTCGATAGCGACTATAGCGCTTC belongs to Zygotorulaspora mrakii chromosome 1, complete sequence and includes:
- the SSZ1 gene encoding ribosome-associated complex protein SSZ1 (similar to Saccharomyces cerevisiae SSZ1 (YHR064C); ancestral locus Anc_5.335); its protein translation is MSSPIIGITFGNTSSSIAYINPKNDVDVIANPDGERSIPSVLSYVGADEYHGGQALQQLVRNSANTIINFRDLIGLPFAQADVSKCAAGAPAIEIDGKVGFAIKRGEDKEEKITVDEVISRHLNKLKLAAEDYIGSKVRQVVLTVPTNFNDNQKEALKNAASKAGLEVVQFINEPSAALLAHVEQYPFEKDVNVVVADFGGVRSDAAVIAIRNGIYTILATKHDTSLGGDNLDTELIEYFAKDFQKKTSTNPTKNVRSLAKLRANAIITKKTLSNATTATISIDSLADGYDYHTSINRMRFELVTNKVFSQFSAFVEDVIAKAELDPLDIHAVILSGGVAFTPKLANNFEFLFPESVKILGPNAKESSNQPNELTASGAALQARLVSSYDADELSEALKPVIINTPHIPKAIGLIGSQGEFCPVFLAETSFPAQKKLTLKNAKGDLLVGVYEGDHHIEEKTLEPTPKEEKKDDDEEEEEWSDSEDDEPEIIREKLYTFSTKLMELGIKGVTKGVEIVFNLNKEGVLKVSARDLKSGNVVKGEL
- the PAN5 gene encoding 2-dehydropantoate 2-reductase PAN5 (similar to Saccharomyces cerevisiae PAN5 (YHR063C); ancestral locus Anc_5.334), with amino-acid sequence MTAMARAPKVHLLGLGSMGTVLAVNLLRFTNAAVIPLFRSKEKVDRFQTEGNSTIGIREIYDKKSPLFTCKLEECECPETYQGGPIKNLVVTTKTYQTKDALQPYLPYINSSTNLILVQNGLGVLELLRDEIFTGKSSRPQLFQGVISHGVYLEKGYIYNHAGWAPMKIARIPWEETGIIQRKKDAQADRAENELVALLMEQPFAQFFGTQHMTYQELLVGQLYKFLVNACINPVTSIMDSLNGEIVDDCSDIFTLIVDECLQVLELSYSRIFNYEDVYQNQKEYPDMKVKSVLNTEHMVRQIIEIGCVINAKNSSSMRQDTLYLRDTEIEYINGYIVKLASRFKIEAKTNRAIVSLVNLRLGLNRRRANVGD